The Pogona vitticeps strain Pit_001003342236 chromosome 6, PviZW2.1, whole genome shotgun sequence genome contains a region encoding:
- the EN2 gene encoding homeobox protein engrailed-2: MEENEPRLEDEGGEQPPEESSSGSDGEPNRRRAMLLPRVLQAPGNHPHQHPPHRITNFFIDNILRPEFGRRKDDGHGGGGGSGVSPEQQQQQHPQQQQLLVSRSPSAAPASGSPVEGGGGGGGSKALVPAKKGGDSSEQDGALKSRGGGGGGGGGDHSLSSDSDSSQASSFPSGQPMLWPAWVYCTRYSDRPSSGPRSRKPKKKNPNKEDKRPRTAFTAEQLQRLKAEFQTNRYLTEQRRQSLAQELSLNESQIKIWFQNKRAKIKKATGNKNSLAVHLMAQGLYNHSTASKDGKSDSE, from the exons ATGGAGGAGAATGAGCCGCGCCTGGAAGACGAAGGCGGAGAGCAGCCGCCAGAGGAGTCGAGCAGCGGCAGCGACGGAGAGCCCAACCGGCGGCGGGCGATGCTCCTTCCCCGGGTGCTCCAAGCGCCCGGCAACCACCCGCACCAGCACCCGCCGCACCGGATCACCAACTTTTTCATCGACAACATCCTGCGGCCGGAGTTCGGGAGGAGGAAAGACGACGGTCacggcggcgggggcggcagcGGCGTTAGcccggagcagcagcagcagcagcatccgcAGCAACAACAGCTTCTCGTCTCCAGGAGCCCCTCAGCCGCACCGGCCTCCGGTTCCCCGgtcgaaggaggaggaggaggcggcggctccAAAGCGCTGGTCCCGGCCAAGAAAGGAGGAGACTCGAGCGAGCAAGACGGAGCCTTGAAATctcgaggcggcggcggcggcggcggcggcggcgatcaTTCCTTGAGCTCGGACTCGGACAGCTCCCAGGCCAGCTCCTTCCCCAGCGGGCAGCCCATGTTGTGGCCAGCCTGGGTCTACTGCACCCGCTACTCGGACAGGCCTTCGTCAG GCCCCAGGTCCCGCAAGCCAAAGAAGAAGAATCCCAACAAGGAGGACAAGCGCCCGCGGACCGCCTTCACCGCCGAGCAGCTGCAAAGACTCAAAGCCGAGTTTCAGACGAACAGATACTTGACGGAGCAAAGGCGGCAGAGCCTGGCGCAAGAACTCAGCCTCAACGAATCTCAGATCAAAATCTGGTTTCAGAACAAACGGGCCAAAATTAAGAAAGCCACCGGCAACAAGAACTCCCTGGCGGTTCACCTCATGGCACAAGGACTGTACAACCACTCCACCGCCTCGAAAGACGGCAAGTCAGACAGCGAAtag